A window of Candidatus Saccharibacteria bacterium oral taxon 488 genomic DNA:
CGTCGTATTATTCGGCACTTGGCTCGTCAGCGTCCGACTGAGCCGGCTCTTCTTTTGGCTGATTCTTACGAAGCTTCTCTGGATTGCGGATGGCTTTGTGCCTATCAGCAGCTGGCTCTTTAACCCACTTTGGCAAGGTGACGCCAGCTTCTTTCAATAACTTAACAACACGCGGTGTTGGCTGGGCACCATTGTCCAAATATTTCTGCGCTAATTCAACTTGAATATTTGCCACCTTAGTGTGTGGATTGTAGCTGCCGACATACGCGACCACGCGACCGCTTGATGGATGGCGCTGCGCCTCTTGTACTGCCAGGCGGTACACCGGATAACCCTTGCGACCCAACCGTTGCAAACGAATTGCTAGCATGTGTGATTTCTTCCTTTTCTTACAACTCTTTGATTAATGTATTACTCCTAGAGAGTGTACACTATTTCGCTATGTACGTCAATTCTGTCTTGAGTCTGCTATTGACTTTTTATTTCTATCTGTTATAATATCCAAGTATGCCACATGAACATATCCAACCAAGAGAAATCGATGATACAGATTTTATTATTTTGGGTCTACTTGGCGAAGGCGGCTCAAAAACAGTGTTTGACACGGTCATTAATGGAAAAAGAAGGGCGCTAGCGGTGCCGAATAGTATCGACGGTCACGATACACAGGAAGAGAAATGGAACAGCGTATTACAAGAACCTGAAAACGCGAAACTACTGTCTGAATTAGGACTTCTCACTGTTCCTGAATACGAAATAATAACCACTACTATAAACGGTCAAGAGCTACCAGCACTAAGTATGACACCGTTTTCTGATCTTCCTTTTAGGGTCTTTGACGGCAAGGATGGAACACAGACATATACACACGGTCCACTTTCTCACATTGAACATTTTTCAGATATTTCTTCCTATATCACTAGTTTTGGCGCCGATATCGCCACGCTCACACAATCGGGAATCGTCCTGTCGCGAGACAGCATATCATTTGCCGCTTTGCCCGATGGATCAATGCACTTGTTTTTTTATGACTTACAGGATATGACAATTAATAATTCGACTAACAAAGATAATCTTCGAGCTGGTTATTCAGGAATAATTGTCTCTATGTTAGATAACATATTCGACTACCAACAATTGAGACGTTTTGAAGAACAGGGCTACGATTTTCGTGAGCGCATGAATCTATCACAGAAACTTCAAGTAATCGCTAATTAACTTTTTATCATTGCTTGACGCAAAGTGTATAATTTACCCAACAAAAGCCGTAGCCAACAGAGTAGAAAAAGAGGAACGCCATCTTGAAGCATCCGGTGTTAATTGCCATCATGATCAATCCAGAGACGGAGCGATAGCAACAGTAATCTATTAAATGACTTAGCAAATAATCCCGCCGCCCAAGCATTCCTCACCGTCATATATTACGGCTGACTGACCCGGGGCGACGGCGCGCTGCGGTTCAGACAGCTGCACTGTCACCTTCTCGCCAGCGTCGTCGTTCACACGCGTAATCTCCGCATTAATGAGCGGTGCCCGATGCCGCACCCGAACTTGACAGGTACCACCTTTTGGCGGCTGGCCAATCCAGTGAACGTCAGCCAGTGTCAACTCTTTCCGCCACAAATTACCATCATCAATTGAGCGGGACACATAAACTTCGTTTTTTACCATGTCCTTACCGACGACATAGTACGGCAAGCCGCCACCAACATTCAGGCCGTGGCGCTGACCCAGGGTATAAAATATCGCTCCGTCATGCTGCCCAACGACCACGCCCGTTTTTTGGTCAATAATGTCGCCCGGGCTAGTCTCAACATATTCTGACAAAAACTCACGAATCCCCACTTGCCCAACGAAGCAAATCCCCATCGATTCCTTTTTGCTGGCCGTCCACAAACCCCGTTCTTTAGCCATCTTACGCACCTCAGCCTTGGTAAAATCACCGAGCGGAAACATAGTTTTTGCCAACGCCCCGGACGTCACCCGGTACAGGAAATAGGTTTGATCTTTATTGCTATCGTGAGCCCGAAGCAAGCGAGCAGTGTTGGGTAGTGATGGCGCTTTGACGAGCCCAGGTGTAAGCGTTGATTCGTCCTGAATCGCCGAGGACTGTCTGAACGCAGTGAGTTCCGCAGGCGACAGCGACGGATCAGCGTGAACACCATGGCGTGAGACAACCGCGCCAGAATTACCCAATGCTGCACCGTCTATTACATGTTCAGCTCGTGCATAATGCCCCGTCGCAATATACTCCGCGCCCGCCGCCAACGCCGCCTCTAAAAATAACTTAAACTTCACCTCTTGATTACACATCACATCAGGATTTGGCGTCCGACCTGCCTGGTATTCGCGGATCATATAGTCAACGACATTTTGCTTGTACTCTTTCTGGAAATCAAACACCTGAAAATCAATTCCCAGCCCCACTGCCACGCGCTTGGCGTCAGCCACATCTTCCGCCCACGGACAATGCATACCCGGCAAATCTTCCGACCAATTTTTCATATACACACCAGTCACCTCGTGACCTTGCTCAACCAATAGTGCTGCCGCTACCGAAGAATCAACGCCGCCCGACATACCGACGAACACCCGAGCCATCAGCGCGACACTCCCAGTGCAAACAAACCGATCCGCAGCAATTCGCCGACCGCCAGCCACCAACCCCACGGTGTCAGCCACCACCATGTACTCCAATGCTTGTCGTGCGTTGTCGGACGTGCCCGCAGCTCAACATTTGGCAGTTGTGCCGAAAACTCAGCCAGTGCCCGCCGCATGTGATAGCCGCTAGTAACCAGAATGACACGCTTGATGCCGCGCTGCGCTATGATACTCGCCACTTCTTGGGCATTCTGTTTGGTGGTTTCTGAACGCTCATCCATCACCAAAGCCGCAGCTGGCACACCCGCCGCTTCGGCTTGTTTTCTCATGGCGGCGGCGTTAGACGGGCCGGATTTATCAGCCGCGGCACCAGATAAGATGACAGTCGGCGCCCAGCCAGCTTGATATAATTTAACTGCCTCAGCCGTACGCGCTTCGGTATCACCGCCGCTGATAACAATGATCGCGCCTGCCTTTTGACATTGCCCCGAACCCGGACGCGGACAATCTTTCAAGTCATCCGGTGATAGATAATGGCTCAAGCCAACGATGACTGCAACTGCAACTAGCACCAAACCAATTAGTCGATGAATCATTGCGTTCGCTCCTGTTCCGTACGCACTGCAGTAATAATCTCGTCCGCCGCCCGCATAACTTGCGCCTCATCGTTCAGCCGCCCCAACGTCAGCCGCAGACTACCATCAATCGCCGCATCACTCAGCCCAATCGCCGCCAAAACGTGTGAGCGCGTCCCCGAATTAGCCGCGCAGGCACTACCTGTCGCCACCAGCACGCCGCGTGCTTCTAACAAAAACATCAATCGCTCAGCATCAACACCAGGAAACGAAATATTGAGGAAATTAACCAAGGATTTTTTCTGATCAGAAGAAATAATCATGTCGGGGAAAGCCGCTAATAGTTTTTTTGCCAACACATCACGCAGACCTCGCAGACGTTTTACTTCACCGCTGCGACGCTTGGCAGCTAACTCCAGCGCCGTCGCAAAGCCGACCACACCAGCCACATTTTCCGTGCCGCTACGTAGGCCCGCCTCCTGGCCGCCACCGACAATGGTTGGCCGCAGCTTGACACCCGGCCGCAGCCATAGCAAACCAACCTGCTTCGGTCCATAAACCTTTGCCGCTGATAACGTCAACAAATCAACACCCAGCCGTTTAATTTTCACATCCATCAGCGCCGTGGTCTGCGAGGCATCAGTATGAAACATGAGCGGCGTTGATTCGCCATGTTCCTGGCGCCTGACGCGCTCGAGCCGCACAACTTCCGCAATTTCTTCAATGGGTTGGATATACCCGAGCTCATGATTCGCTAGCGCGATACTCATAAAACTAACGTCTGGCGTTAGCAATGTTTTAACAGTCTGTGGATCAATGCGCCCATTGTTCGTCGGCGGAATGAACCGAACCTCTGAGCGCGCTTTTGCAGAATTGATAACCGAGCTATGCTCGATAGCCGAGATCAAACTCACGCCACCCGCCGCGGTAAACGCCAGATTGATTGACTCCGTGGCGCCAGCCGTCATCACCAGTTCATCCGCACCTACACCCAGCACCCGCGCGATACGCGACTTTGCCTCGCGGTAGTCGCGCTTGACAGTGACCGCCGGTGCATATGGACTGGACGGATTAAAGAACTTCTCGGAAAAATACGGCTGCATTGCCTCAACCACTAACGGATCCATCGGCGTGGCAGCAGCGTGATCAAGATATATCATAGAGGATTCCACACATACTATTATACCAAGCAGCCCAGACGGCGACTACACCAGCTGTCCAGTTTTCGGATCACGATTATATAGTTGGCGCGCCACTCGTTCATGATATTCATTGACTGCCAGCACAAAGTTTTGTAATTCCTGCCCTTCGAGGTAGTTATACTGATAATTAGGCTGAATTTTCAAGATGCCCTTCGACTGCACCTCGTAGCGCGTCGTCAGCTCATGATGCTTGCCGTCCTTGCTCATCACTTCTTCGTGCCAAATCCACGTCGTTTTATCGAGGTTAAAGAACGTCCGTCGGACGACGTGAGCCGGCTTTTCGCCGAAAATTGTTGCACCAATTTCACTCTCCAGCTGAATCAGTTCGCGCTCAGTCAATTTCTTCAGCGGCCGATCTTTACGAGTGAGTCGCAGTAGTGAGCGCGTCGATTTCGGGACTTTTGGCGCCGAGGCGGCGTGAGCAGGCTTTGCCAATTGAGACGAGCGTGAAAGACGCGTGTTATCCGCCAAGACGAGACCAAGGGCTTTTTTGAGAATCGTTGGCATAAATCACCTCCTTTCAGGCTGCTCGTCTATAATTATTTCTATGATCCTTTGGCATGGCGTCAGACGCGTCGAAAGCTTGTGCCGCGATCGCATTATGCTTCATTCGATACTCCCCAATGCGCTCACCAGTTGCTGTAACAGTTTGCAAACATTCCTCAACCCAGCTCTCCAGTCTTCGTCGCTCCTCTAGCGATATCTTTGCCGGCTCGGCCGTATCAGCTACCACCTCGGCACTACCGCGCACCGCCGCTTCGGATAGACGCGGCGCCACTCGCTGTGATCGCTCTGGGTGTGCTTGCGTCGCCAAATCCAGCGCTTCGGCCCGCGCCTTTTGAATCGACATCATTTCTGTGATTGGTCTTGGCTGCTGATTCATTATCTCTCCACGTTTACAAGCCAAAAAGTTTTACCGTGTTATCGGTCGCTGCCTTTTCGAGGTCACGAAGCACTAGCTTGCGCTCCGCCGCCCAATACTTTGCCACCAACTCCACATATTCTGGCTTATTCAGCTTACCACGAAATGGCTTCGGTGTCAAGAATGGTGCATCAGTTTCTAATAATAATCGCTCCAGTGGGATGGAGGCGAATAATTCTCGCTGTGCTTGGTCTTTGGTGAACGTGCTAATTCCATTCAAACCAACGTAGAGTCCGCGGACAAAACCCTTCTCCAAATTGAGGCGCGTATCAGTAAAACTGTGCAGCACGCCGCGGAGGCCATGAAAATTATCAAAAATTGGCCAAAAATCATCCCACACCGACGGCTGGTCGGGCGCACCATCACGCACATGAAAACTAACCGGCAGATTATAATCCACCGCCAGCTGCAGTTGCGCCTCCAGCGCCTGAATTTGCACCTCGCGCGGGCTATGATTGTAATAATAATCAAGACCGATCTCGCCAATCGCCACAATTGGTGAATTATCCTCTCTACCTTTAAGCAGTTGTTCCACCTCACCCCAGCCATCTTTGCTGTCATGCGGATGAATGCCAACTGCCGCCCAAGTATAGTCGCGATTCGCGGCAAACTCCACTGCTTGACGGCTGCTGCGCTCGTCAGTACCAACACAAATCATGCCGATGCCCGCCGCGATTGTTTGCTGATACAGCTCCTCGCGATTGTCCGCGAAAAACTCGGTATCATGCAGATGACAGTGCGAGTCAATCAAGCGTAAGTCTGCCGCCATACTATTCTCCGCCGTCAGAATCATTATTATTTACCCTGGGCTTCTACTTTTGGGGCGCGCGGATCGGACGTATGTAGATATTTGCGCGGGAATAATGGTGTCAGCTCTGACGGCACGACACCACTGGCAAACATGTCGTGAATTTTCTCAGCAGTTTGCGGCATAAATGGACGAAGCATGTTGGATACTTGAAGCAACGTACCGCTGGCATGTGCCAAAATCTCGCCCAAATGCGCTTCCGCCTCTGGATCTTTATCGCGTTTTTTAGCAAC
This region includes:
- a CDS encoding preprotein translocase, which produces MAADLRLIDSHCHLHDTEFFADNREELYQQTIAAGIGMICVGTDERSSRQAVEFAANRDYTWAAVGIHPHDSKDGWGEVEQLLKGREDNSPIVAIGEIGLDYYYNHSPREVQIQALEAQLQLAVDYNLPVSFHVRDGAPDQPSVWDDFWPIFDNFHGLRGVLHSFTDTRLNLEKGFVRGLYVGLNGISTFTKDQAQRELFASIPLERLLLETDAPFLTPKPFRGKLNKPEYVELVAKYWAAERKLVLRDLEKAATDNTVKLFGL
- the rpsP gene encoding 30S ribosomal protein S16, which produces MLAIRLQRLGRKGYPVYRLAVQEAQRHPSSGRVVAYVGSYNPHTKVANIQVELAQKYLDNGAQPTPRVVKLLKEAGVTLPKWVKEPAADRHKAIRNPEKLRKNQPKEEPAQSDADEPSAE
- the mnmA gene encoding tRNA 2-thiouridine(34) synthase MnmA, giving the protein MARVFVGMSGGVDSSVAAALLVEQGHEVTGVYMKNWSEDLPGMHCPWAEDVADAKRVAVGLGIDFQVFDFQKEYKQNVVDYMIREYQAGRTPNPDVMCNQEVKFKLFLEAALAAGAEYIATGHYARAEHVIDGAALGNSGAVVSRHGVHADPSLSPAELTAFRQSSAIQDESTLTPGLVKAPSLPNTARLLRAHDSNKDQTYFLYRVTSGALAKTMFPLGDFTKAEVRKMAKERGLWTASKKESMGICFVGQVGIREFLSEYVETSPGDIIDQKTGVVVGQHDGAIFYTLGQRHGLNVGGGLPYYVVGKDMVKNEVYVSRSIDDGNLWRKELTLADVHWIGQPPKGGTCQVRVRHRAPLINAEITRVNDDAGEKVTVQLSEPQRAVAPGQSAVIYDGEECLGGGIIC
- a CDS encoding YdcF family protein, translated to MIHRLIGLVLVAVAVIVGLSHYLSPDDLKDCPRPGSGQCQKAGAIIVISGGDTEARTAEAVKLYQAGWAPTVILSGAAADKSGPSNAAAMRKQAEAAGVPAAALVMDERSETTKQNAQEVASIIAQRGIKRVILVTSGYHMRRALAEFSAQLPNVELRARPTTHDKHWSTWWWLTPWGWWLAVGELLRIGLFALGVSR
- a CDS encoding aminotransferase class V-fold PLP-dependent enzyme → MIYLDHAAATPMDPLVVEAMQPYFSEKFFNPSSPYAPAVTVKRDYREAKSRIARVLGVGADELVMTAGATESINLAFTAAGGVSLISAIEHSSVINSAKARSEVRFIPPTNNGRIDPQTVKTLLTPDVSFMSIALANHELGYIQPIEEIAEVVRLERVRRQEHGESTPLMFHTDASQTTALMDVKIKRLGVDLLTLSAAKVYGPKQVGLLWLRPGVKLRPTIVGGGQEAGLRSGTENVAGVVGFATALELAAKRRSGEVKRLRGLRDVLAKKLLAAFPDMIISSDQKKSLVNFLNISFPGVDAERLMFLLEARGVLVATGSACAANSGTRSHVLAAIGLSDAAIDGSLRLTLGRLNDEAQVMRAADEIITAVRTEQERTQ